The Elusimicrobiota bacterium genome includes a region encoding these proteins:
- the rcsC_1 gene encoding Sensor histidine kinase RcsC encodes MHAFIVDDELVIRRLARRQLAELGWTSLDASSHREAMELFRTGRFNTALIDVNLGEDDGIVLAKLFRDIDPQLTVIVMSGDPTNEGKVKEAGLGRMLAKPFTLEVLKQRLN; translated from the coding sequence ATGCACGCGTTTATTGTTGATGATGAATTGGTGATTCGCAGGCTGGCCCGGAGGCAATTGGCCGAATTGGGGTGGACGTCTTTGGACGCTTCGAGCCACCGAGAAGCCATGGAGCTGTTTCGTACGGGGCGGTTTAATACGGCGTTGATCGATGTGAACTTGGGTGAAGACGATGGGATCGTTTTGGCGAAGCTTTTTCGCGACATAGACCCCCAATTAACAGTGATCGTGATGTCCGGTGATCCCACCAACGAGGGCAAAGTGAAGGAAGCCGGACTCGGCCGGATGTTGGCCAAGCCTTTCACATTGGAAGTTCTAAAACAGCGCTTAAATTAG